The Euphorbia lathyris chromosome 8, ddEupLath1.1, whole genome shotgun sequence genome has a window encoding:
- the LOC136203147 gene encoding glycylpeptide N-tetradecanoyltransferase 1-like, with the protein MDDSNDNSSPGSPKELAKDDDSKIETISRRIQDSLSLGKQHKFWETQPVGQFKDLGDTSLPEGPIEPPSPLSEVKQEPYNLPSPYEWTTCDLDLEETCTEVYNLLKNNYVEDDENMFRFNYSKEFLRWALRPPGYYRSWHIGVRAKTSKKLVAFITGVPARIRVRDEVVKKAEINFLCVHKKLRSKRLAPVMIKEVTRRVHLENIWQAAYTAGVVLPTPITTCQYWHRSLNPKKLIDVGFSRLGARMTMSRTIKLYKLPDSPVTPGFRKMEFRDVPAVTRLLRKYLSQFVVAPDFDEDDVEHWLIPTEDVVDSFLVESPETHEITDFCSFYTLPSSILGNPNYTTLKAAYSYYNVSTNTPLLQLMNDALIVAKQKDFDVFNALDVMHNESFLKELKFGPGDGQLHYYLYNYRIQNALAPAELGLVLL; encoded by the coding sequence ATGGATGATAGTAATGATAATTCCTCCCCTGGATCTCCTAAAGAACTTGCTAAGGATGATGATAGCAAAATCGAAACCATTTCCCGTAGGATTCAGGACTCTTTATCTTTAGGCAAGCAACACAAATTTTGGGAGACTCAACCTGTAGGTCAATTCAAAGATCTTGGGGACACTAGTTTGCCAGAGGGACCAATTGAGCCTCCGAGTCCCTTGTCTGAAGTGAAGCAAGAACCTTACAATCTCCCTAGTCCGTATGAGTGGACAACTTGTGACCTAGATTTGGAGGAAACTTGCACTGAGGTTTATAATCTTTTGAAGAACAACTATGTTGAGGATGATGAGAATATGTTTAGGTTTAATTACTCAAAGGAGTTCCTCAGGTGGGCACTTCGTCCTCCTGGTTATTATCGGAGCTGGCACATTGGTGTTCGTGCCAAAACTTCGAAGAAGCTTGTTGCTTTTATAACTGGTGTACCTGCAAGGATTAGGGTGCGTGATGAAGTTGTGAAAAAGGCCGAGATTAATTTCTTATGTGTTCATAAGAAGCTCCGGTCTAAGAGACTTGCCCCTGTCATGATCAAGGAGGTTACTAGGAGGGTTCATTTAGAGAATATTTGGCAAGCAGCTTATACTGCTGGTGTGGTTCTTCCAACACCGATAACAACTTGTCAGTATTGGCATAGGTCTTTGAACCCGAAGAAGCTTATTGATGTTGGATTCTCTAGGCTTGGAGCAAGGATGACAATGAGCCGAACTATTAAACTGTACAAGTTACCAGATTCACCAGTGACTCCTGGATTTAGGAAAATGGAGTTTCGTGATGTCCCAGCTGTTACTCGATTGCTTAGGAAGTACTTGAGCCAGTTTGTTGTTGCTCCTGATTTTGACGAGGATGATGTTGAACATTGGCTTATTCCAACTGAGGATGTGGTTGATAGTTTCTTGGTTGAGAGCCCGGAGACTCATGAGATCACTGACTTTTGTAGCTTCTATACTCTTCCATCATCTATTCTTGGCAACCCGAATTACACAACTTTGAAAGCTGCTTATTCATATTATAATGTTTCCACTAACACTCCATTGCTTCAGTTGATGAATGATGCACTTATAGTTGCGAAGCAGAAGGATTTCGATGTCTTTAACGCATTAGATGTCATGCATAATGAGTCTTTTCTAAAAGAGCTGAAATTCGGTCCAGGAGACGGACAACTTCACTATTATCTTTATAATTACCGCATTCAAAATGCCTTGGCACCAGCAGAACTTGGGCTTGTACTCCTCTAG
- the LOC136203130 gene encoding glycylpeptide N-tetradecanoyltransferase 1, with translation MDDSNDNSSPGSPKELAKDDDSKIETISRRIQDSLSLGKQHKFWETQPVGQFKDLGDTSLPEGPIEPPSPLSEVKQEPYNLPSPYEWTTCDLDLEETCTEVYNLLKNNYVEDDENMFRFNYSKEFLRWALRPPGYYRSWHIGVRAKTSKKLVAFITGVPARIRVRDEVVKMAEINFLCVHKKLRSKRLAPVMIKEVTRRVHLENIWQAAYTAGVVLPTPITTCQYWHRSLNPKKLIDVGFSRLGARMTMSRTIKLYKLPDSPVTPGFRKMEFRDVPAVTRLLRKYLSQFVVAPDFDEDDVEHWLIPTDDVVDSFLVESPETHEITDFCSFYTLPSSILGNPNYTTLKAAYSYYNVSTNTPLLQLMNDALIVAKQKDFDVFNALDVMHNESFLKELKFGPGDGQLHYYLYNYRIQNALAPAELGLVLL, from the coding sequence ATGGATGATAGTAATGATAATTCTTCCCCTGGATCTCCTAAAGAACTTGCTAAGGATGATGATAGCAAAATCGAAACCATTTCCCGTAGGATTCAGGACTCTTTATCTTTAGGCAAGCAGCACAAATTTTGGGAGACTCAACCTGTAGGTCAATTCAAAGATCTTGGGGACACTAGTTTGCCTGAGGGACCAATTGAGCCTCCGAGTCCCTTGTCTGAAGTGAAGCAAGAACCTTACAATCTCCCTAGTCCATATGAGTGGACAACTTGTGACCTAGATTTGGAGGAAACTTGCACTGAGGTTTATAATCTTTTGAAGAACAACTATGTTGAGGATGATGAGAATATGTTTAGGTTTAATTACTCAAAGGAGTTCCTTAGGTGGGCACTTCGTCCTCCTGGTTATTATCGGAGCTGGCACATTGGTGTTCGTGCCAAAACTTCGAAGAAGCTTGTTGCTTTTATAACTGGTGTACCTGCAAGGATTAGGGTGCGTGATGAAGTTGTGAAAATGGCCGAGATTAATTTCTTATGTGTTCATAAGAAGCTCCGGTCTAAGAGACTTGCCCCTGTCATGATCAAGGAGGTTACTAGGAGGGTTCATTTAGAGAATATTTGGCAAGCAGCTTATACTGCTGGTGTGGTTCTTCCAACACCGATAACAACTTGTCAGTATTGGCATAGGTCTTTGAACCCGAAGAAGCTTATTGATGTTGGATTCTCTAGGCTTGGAGCAAGGATGACAATGAGCCGAACTATTAAACTGTACAAGTTACCAGATTCACCGGTGACTCCTGGATTTAGGAAAATGGAGTTTCGTGATGTCCCAGCTGTTACTCGATTGCTTAGGAAGTACTTGAGCCAGTTTGTTGTTGCTCCTGATTTTGATGAGGATGATGTTGAACATTGGCTTATTCCAACTGACGATGTGGTTGATAGTTTCTTGGTTGAGAGCCCGGAGACTCATGAGATCACTGACTTTTGTAGCTTCTATACTCTTCCATCATCTATTCTTGGCAACCCTAATTACACAACTTTGAAGGCTGCTTATTCATATTATAATGTTTCCACTAACACTCCATTGCTTCAGTTGATGAATGATGCACTTATAGTTGCGAAGCAGAAGGATTTCGATGTCTTTAACGCATTAGATGTCATGCATAATGAGTCTTTTCTAAAAGAGCTGAAATTCGGTCCAGGAGACGGACAACTTCACTATTATCTATATAATTACCGCATTCAAAATGCCTTGGCACCAGCAGAACTTGGGCTTGTACTCCTCTAG
- the LOC136202399 gene encoding single myb histone 4-like: protein MGNPKQKWTAEEEDALRAGVAKHGTGKWKNIQRDPEFNPFLFARSNIDLKDKWRNMSVSAGGQGPREKSRTPKPKVDSDSSVHALATAVSPIPVSNLQTSTSVTPVKATPVIDDSSKTVVDGKTAPKYNAMIFEAIKVLNEQNGVDTSAIVGYIEQREAVPQNFRRQLSSRLRRLVAQEKLEKVQNCYKIKNNSTLGVIAPTPIPKEVRPRPSPVCINVDTVEEAAIAAAYRIAEAENKSFVAAEAVKEAERVSKMAEDTDSLLQLANEIFEKCSRGEVVLMA, encoded by the exons ATGGGAAATCCAAAGCAAAAATGGACGGCGGAAGAAGAAGACGCTTTAAGAGCAGGAGTCGCCAAACACGGCACCGGAAAATGGAAAAATATTCAGAGAGATCCCGAGTTCAATCCTTTCCTCTTTGCCCGCTCCAACATCGATCTTAag gACAAATGGCGGAATATGAGCGTCAGTGCTGGTGGCCAGGGCCCAAGGGAAAAATCGCGGACCCCAAAACCAAAAGTTGATTCTGATTCTTCTGTTCATGCTCTTGCTACTGCTGTTTCTCCAATTCCAGTTTCAAACTTACAGACTTCTACTTCTGTTACCCCGGTTAAGGCCACTCCTGTGATTGATGATTCTTCTAAAACCGTAGTGGACGGAAAAACTGCTCCAAA GTACAATGCAATGATTTTTGAAGCAATTAAAGTCTTGAATGAGCAAAATGGAGTAGACACCAGTGCAATTGTAGGCTACATTGAG CAAAGGGAAGCTGTACCACAAAACTTCAGAAGGCAATTGAGCTCGAGGTTAAGAAGGTTGGTTGCACAAGAAAAACTTGAAAAG GTCCAAAATTGTTATaaaataaagaacaattcaacgttaggggtaataGCACCGACTCCAATCCCGAAAGAAGTCCGGCCTAGGCCATCACCGGTTTGTATAAATGTTGATACTGTGGAAGAAGCAGCAATAGCTGCTGCTTATAGGATTGCAGAGGCCGAAAATAAATCATTTGTCGCAGCCGAAGCAGTAAAGGAGGCAGAGAGGGTTTCAAAAATGGCTGAGGACACAGATTCACTGCTACAATTGGCTAATGAGATATTTGAGAAAT GTTCAAGAGGTGAGGTTGTGCTTATGGcataa
- the LOC136202398 gene encoding lycopene epsilon cyclase, chloroplastic, giving the protein MECLGARNFAAMAVFSFPKPRLRRRTLSSNKNRVISEKRCHLLQVRSSRGSDSCVAVKEEFADEEDYIKAGGSELFFVEMQQKKAMEEQSKLADKLPPIPVGDDLLDLVVIGCGPAGLALAAESANLGLSVGLIGPDLPFTNNYGVWEDEFKDLGLERCIEHVWRDTIVYLDDDDPVLIGRAYGRVSRHLLHEELLRRCVESGVSYLSSKVERITEVADGHSVVACEGDIFVSCRLATVASGAASGKLLQYEVGGPRVSVQTAYGVEVEVESIPFDPSKMVFMDYRDYAKQKVPCLEAEYPTFLYVMPMSPTRVFFEETCLASKDAMPFDLLKRKLMSRLETLGIRIVKTYEEEWSYIPVGGSLPNTEQKNLAFGAAASMVHPATGYSVVRSLSEAPNYASVIANILKQDHSKDKIALKRSHANISMEAWNTLWPQERKRQRAFFLFGLALILQLDMEGIRTFFRTFFRLPTWMWQGFLGSTLSSADLILFAFYMFVMAPNDMRMCLVKHLLSDPSGANMIRTYLTLTV; this is encoded by the exons ATGGAGTGTTTGGGAGCTCGAAACTTTGCAGCAATGGCGGTGTTTTCTTTTCCTAAGCCCAGGTTGAGGAGGAGAACATTGAGTAGTAATAAAAACAGAGTTATTTCAGAGAAACGGTGTCATCTATTACAAGTGAGATCAAGCAGAGGAAGCGACAGTTGTGTGGCGGTTAAAGAAGAATTTGCTGATGAGGAAGATTATATAAAGGCCGGTGGTTCCGAGCTTTTTTTTGTTGAAATGCAGCAAAAAAAGGCCATGGAGGAACAGTCTAAACTCGCAGATAAG TTACCGCCGATACCGGTTGGAGACGATTTGTTGGATTTGGTAGTGATTGGATGTGGTCCGGCTGGGCTTGCTCTCGCCGCAGAATCAGCTAACCTGGGATTAAGTGTAGGACTTATTGGTCCTGATCTTCCTTTCACTAATAACTATGGTGTATGGGAGGATGAATTTAAAG ACCTTGGACTTGAAAGATGTATTGAGCATGTCTGGAGGGATACCATAGTATATCTCGATGATGATGATCCTGTTTTAATTGGACGTGCCTATGGACGAGTTAGTCGACATTTACTTCATGAAGAACTGTTGAGGAG GTGTGTCGAGTCAGGTGTTTCATATCTTAGCTCAAAAGTGGAAAGAATTACTGAAGTTGCTGACGGTCACAGTGTTGTAGCTTGTGAAGgtgatatttttgtttcttgcaG GCTTGCTACTGTTGCATCTGGAGCAGCTTCAGGGAAACTGTTGCAGTATGAAGTGGGTGGCCCTCGGGTTTCTGTTCAAACAGCTTATGGTGTGGAAGTTGAG GTGGAAAGCATTCCGTTTGATCCTAGTAAGATGGTCTTCATGGATTATAGAGACTATGCTAAACAAAAAGTTCCCTGTTTAGAAGCTGAATATCCAACATTTCTTTATGTTATGCCCATGTCACCGACAAGAGTTTTCTTTGAG GAAACTTGCTTGGCCTCCAAAGATGCTATGCCTTTTGACTTGTTGAAAAGAAAACTCATGTCAAGATTGGAGACACTGGGAATCCGGATTGTAAAAACCTATGAAGAG GAATGGTCTTATATTCCAGTTGGTGGTTCATTGCCTAATACGGAACAAAAAAACCTTGCTTTTGGTGCTGCTGCTAGCATGGTGCATCCAGCTACAG GCTATTCTGTGGTGAGATCATTGTCAGAGGCTCCAAATTATGCTTCTGTAATTGCAAATATATTGAAACAGGATCACTCTAAGGACAAGATTGCTCTTAAAAGAAGTCATGCAAATATTTCAATGGAAG cttggaaCACTCTTTGGCCACAAGAGAGGAAACGTCAAAGGGCATTCTTCCTCTTTGGACTAGCACTTATATTACAACTAGATATGGAGGGCATCAGGACATTTTTCCGTACTTTCTTCCGCTTACCCACTTG GATGTGGCAGGGATTCCTTGGTTCAACTCTATCTTCAGCTGACCTCATACTATTTGCGTTCTATATGTTTGTTATGGCACCAAATGATATGAGAATGTGCCTTGTTAAGCATCTACTTTCTGATCCCAGTGGAGCAAATATGATAAGAACTTACCTCACACTCACAGTATAA